In Zea mays cultivar B73 chromosome 7, Zm-B73-REFERENCE-NAM-5.0, whole genome shotgun sequence, the following proteins share a genomic window:
- the LOC103633581 gene encoding subtilisin-like protease — MASSAHALLLTLLIATAVLSTAPALCYVSPGSNLHHDKHSAPGYRTHIVLVRPPSDAEAADESAHRLWHESFLPSSLTDSVEPRLVHSYTEAFSGFAARLTDAELDAVTKKPGFVRAFPDRTLQPMTTHTPEFLGLRQGSGFWRDVAGYGKGVIVGLLDVGIYGAHPSFSDHGVAPPPAKWKGSCAGSASRCNNKLVGVRSLVGDDARDDFGHGTHTSSTAAGNFVAGASRNGLAAGTAAGIAPGAHVAMYKVCTGAGCTDSAVLAGMDAAIRDGVDVISISIGGNATLPFDHDPVAIGAFSAVAKGITVVCAAGNNGPKLASVVNDAPWLVTVAASSVDRSFVAEVELGNGVTVAGEAINQVTNASVKPSCHPIPILYSEERRNCTYHGEDEHRVAGKIVVCEAVDNLLPYNTSEKSILRDIKDAGAAGVVVINTKADGYTTVLYDYGSDVVQVTAAAGAKITKYVTSSSSAASAVRFSHRTLLGVRPSPTVASFSSRGPSTVTPGVLKPDVLAPGLNILAAYPPKTPLGTGPFDVMSGTSMSTPHVSGVAALIKSVHPNWSPAAIKSAMMTTSDNVDRSGGPVLDEQRRKANAYATGAGHVNPARATDPGLVYDLGAAEYASYICALLGDAALAVVARNSSLSCAELPKTPEAELNYPTIKVPLQEAPFTVNRTVTNVGPAASTYTAKVDAPMSLAVRVSPGTLVFTKAGEKKTFSVTVSGHGDGVLEGSLSWVSGRHVVRSTIVAAGRSR, encoded by the coding sequence ATGGCATCCTCTGCACACGCCTTGCTGCTAACATTGCTCATTGCCACCGCCGTCCTCTCTACAGCACCTGCGCTCTGCTACGTCAGTCCGGGCTCAAACCTCCACCATGACAAGCATTCTGCACCAGGGTATCGGACCCATATCGTGCTCGTCCGGCCACCGTCGGATGCAGAAGCCGCCGACGAATCCGCCCACAGGCTGTGGCACGAGTCCTTCCTGCCCAGCTCCCTGACCGACTCCGTCGAGCCGCGCCTCGTCCACTCCTACACTGAAGCGTTCAGCGGCTTCGCGGCAAGGCTGACGGACGCCGAGCTCGACGCGGTGACCAAGAAGCCGGGGTTCGTGCGCGCGTTCCCGGACCGCACGCTGCAGCCCATGACCACGCACACGCCGGAGTTCCTCGGCCTGCGGCAGGGCTCCGGGTTTTGGAGAGACGTTGCCGGGTACGGGAAGGGCGTCATCGTCGGGCTGCTCGACGTCGGCATCTACGGAGCGCACCCATCTTTCTCTGACCACGGCGTCGCGCCGCCCCCGGCGAAGTGGAAGGGCTCGTGCGCGGGCTCTGCCTCCCGGTGCAACAACAAGCTCGTCGGCGTCAGGTCCCTTGTCGGGGACGACGCCAGGGACGACTTTGGGCACGGGACGCACACCTCGTCCACGGCCGCGGGGAACTTCGTGGCCGGTGCCTCGAGAAATGGCTTGGCCGCCGGCACCGCCGCCGGGATCGCTCCCGGCGCGCACGTCGCCATGTACAAGGTGTGCACTGGCGCCGGGTGCACCGACTCGGCCGTGCTGGCCGGAATGGACGCCGCGATCAGGGATGGGGTGGacgtgatctccatctccattggTGGCAACGCGACGCTCCCGTTCGATCATGACCCCGTCGCCATCGGCGCCTTCAGCGCGGTGGCCAAGGGCATCACGGTGGTGTGCGCGGCCGGCAATAACGGCCCCAAGCTAGCGTCCGTCGTCAACGACGCTCCGTGGCTGGTCACTGTCGCTGCCAGCTCGGTTGACAGGAGCTTCGTGGCGGAGGTGGAGCTGGGCAACGGCGTCACCGTCGCCGGCGAGGCGATTAACCAGGTGACCAACGCGAGCGTGAAGCCTTCGTGTCATCCTATTCCTATCCTTTACTCCGAGGAGCGGCGCAACTGCACCTACCATGGCGAGGACGAACACAGAGTGGCCGGCAAGATCGTGGTCTGCGAGGCCGTCGACAACCTTCTCCCCTACAACACGTCCGAGAAGTCCATCCTCCGTGACATCAAGGACGCTGGCGCGGCCGGCGTTGTGGTGATCAACACCAAGGCCGACGGCTACACCACCGTCCTCTACGACTACGGCTCCGACGTGGTCCAGGTGACCGCCGCCGCCGGGGCCAAAATCACCAAGTACGTGACGTCGTCGTCGAGCGCCGCGTCCGCGGTCAGGTTCAGCCACAGGACGTTGCTCGGCGTCCGTCCATCTCCCACCGTGGCCTCGTTCTCGTCCCGTGGCCCGAGCACCGTCACCCCCGGCGTGCTCAAGCCGGACGTCCTTGCTCCGGGGCTCAACATCCTCGCAGCGTACCCGCCAAAGACCCCGCTCGGCACCGGTCCTTTCGACGTCATGTCTGGCACGTCCATGTCGACGCCGCACGTAAGCGGCGTCGCCGCGCTCATCAAGAGCGTCCACCCCAACTGGTCGCCGGCGGCCATCAAGTCGGCAATGATGACGACGTCCGACAACGTCGACAGGAGCGGCGGCCCGGTCTTGGACGAGCAGCGCAGGAAGGCCAACGCGTACGCCACCGGCGCCGGCCATGTGAACCCCGCGAGGGCCACCGACCCCGGCCTGGTGTACGACCTCGGCGCCGCGGAGTACGCCAGCTACATCTGCGCGCTCCTGGGCGACGCCGCGCTGGCCGTCGTCGCTCGCAACTCGAGCCTGAGCTGCGCGGAGCTGCCCAAGACGCCCGAGGCGGAGCTGAACTACCCGACGATCAAGGTGCCGCTGCAGGAGGCGCCGTTCACGGTGAACCGGACGGTGACGAACGTGGGGCCGGCGGCGTCGACGTACACGGCGAAGGTGGACGCGCCCATGTCCCTGGCGGTGCGCGTCTCGCCCGGGACGCTGGTGTTCACCAAGGCCGGGGAGAAGAAGACGTTCAGCGTGACGGTGAGCGGCCACGGCGATGGCGTGTTGGAAGGCAGCTTGAGCTGGGTGTCTGGACGTCATGTCGTGCGAAGCACGATCGTGGCGGCCGGCCGCAGTCGTTGA